Genomic DNA from Nitratidesulfovibrio vulgaris str. Hildenborough:
TCGCATTGGCATGAAATTGCAATGTGGTATCATATTCACTGTCCTGACAGGCTCCCTTGCCTGTCTGCACGGTTTTGACGTTGATGCATATGCTGATGACGGAAGACACGATAGGCATGGGGAACGACATGCATGGTCAACTGTGTCAAAAATGCCTGATGTTTATGTGAAATCTTGCGGAGGGTGCCACATGGCGTACCCTGCTGTACTGTTGGCGCATGAGGGATGGGCATCCATCGTCGGTTCAGCAAGCGACCATTTCGGGACGGTGGTCGAGATGTCTCCTGCGCAGCAGCAGGCTGTCGCCGCCTATCTTTCCGATAACGCGGCCGACAGGTCCGGCACCAAACTGGGCCGGAAGATCGCCCGTTCCATGTCTGATGGGAACGTGTCGCGCATCACGGAAGTGCCCTACATCAGGCACAAGCATCGCGATATCGGGGCTGCCGTGCTGACCAGGGAAAGTGTAGGCGGGCTGGCGAACTGCATTGCCTGTCATCCCGGGGCAACTGGCGGGCAGTTCGATGATGACGACGTGGCGATTCCGACGGACTGATACGGGCGCATGGCACGAGCAGGCCACCATTCACTTTGACTGCGGAAGGATGTGCGACGGATGATGTCTGAAC
This window encodes:
- a CDS encoding diheme cytochrome c yields the protein MPDVYVKSCGGCHMAYPAVLLAHEGWASIVGSASDHFGTVVEMSPAQQQAVAAYLSDNAADRSGTKLGRKIARSMSDGNVSRITEVPYIRHKHRDIGAAVLTRESVGGLANCIACHPGATGGQFDDDDVAIPTD